CGTTTTGTACAAATTGCGCAGAAACACCACTTGAAGATATTCTTAGTGAAGTGAGAAATGCTAAACAAGGAAAATTCATCGCTTACGCCAAACAAGGTGAAGGAAGAATTGCTTATGTAGTGCGTTCTTTAGGAACAGAAAAAGTTCATCCTGAAAGACTTAGAAAGTATTTTACATCAATATTTGATTCTTTTAAGGAAGAAGCGATACAGTATGGAAAAACTCATGATGATGCGGAAACAAAAACAAACATCTCTTATTTTACTGAGGGAGAATCTGCCGACAAGGCCAATCAATTTGCTTCCCATACAATGAAAGAATACGAACAAGGTTTGTATCAAAAAGAACTTAAAAAAATCACGGAAGAAAGTGGGATCACTGTTGCAAACCTTCCTCGGTTTACGGGACCCGATGATGTGGACCCAAGAATTTTCACACCTGACTTTAGTTTGTATTCAAACAAAGATGGAAAAAGTTATACTTGGAAAGATTTGACTGCTGAATTTGATGCCATTCCGTTTCAATTGAAACAAGAATACAAAACAGAAAAAGCAAAAACTTGGGATATGTTGAATTTATTCCAATCAACGATCCTGCAAGGGAAAATTGCCGCAACTTCTAAACGAGTTCAAAACATTGATGGTGAAATTGGATACCTCATGCAATTGGACAAAATGAAAGTGAGTTTGGCATTAAAATCACTACAAGATGAAATCAAAGCAATTCCAGTAAATGTCACTGAAGCACAAATGCAAGATGCTTATGAAGCTGGGAAACTCTATGCGTATTCTGACCAAGATCCTCAAAATCCGCAAAATCGAATTCCAAAACCTTATTCTGCGGTAAGAGAGAGGATTAAATCTGAAATGGAAGGATCCCAACGAAATTCGTTTATTGAACAAAAGGTTTCAGGACTCAAAACAACCTATAATTTAGTGATCGCAAATGATCGACTAAAGGAAGTTACACTGTAATACCTCCAAGATTTGCTATATGGCAAAATTTTTTTATTGAATTTTGCCATATTTGACATATTTTGACTGTTAGGGGGGATAAATGAACAATCACATTTACATGCTTCGAAAGAAGAGAGGCATCAAACAGTACGATATGGCAAGAGCTCTGGGGGTATCTCCGAGTTATCTTTCTAAAATTGAGACTGGTGCCCAAGATCCGACTGAAAAATTCAAGTCGTCTTGTGCCAAGTATCTCAAAACGTCCGTTGATAAACTCTTTAACGATAGCGCTGTGGAAGACATCTACCCTGAGTTTTCCAATGGATTGAAAAACAAACTTTGGGCAGTCCGACGTGAGTTAGGAATCAAACAATACGATTTCGCAAAGAAATTGAAAGTTTCGACTCCGTTTCTGTCAAAAGTGGAACTTGGACTTTTAGAGCCACCAGAAGATTTTAAGAATCTGGTATCTAAAGTTCTGAAAATGGAAAAAAACGAGCTTTTTTTAGGCTAAATTGAAAAATACCAAAGCAAGGCTACCAAGCCTTGCTTTT
The sequence above is a segment of the Leptospira sp. WS39.C2 genome. Coding sequences within it:
- a CDS encoding helix-turn-helix domain-containing protein, coding for MLRKKRGIKQYDMARALGVSPSYLSKIETGAQDPTEKFKSSCAKYLKTSVDKLFNDSAVEDIYPEFSNGLKNKLWAVRRELGIKQYDFAKKLKVSTPFLSKVELGLLEPPEDFKNLVSKVLKMEKNELFLG